The stretch of DNA aattcgaaaatgactatttttaccccggtctcccctaccagttttgtcctccaagtgttaaaacaTGTTATTATGattaaattgatcaaaaaaaatatttttctaaagggagtaattccaataaattgaataaatagaaatcatttttttactcTCTAAAAACAACTTTATAACTTCCTAAAAGATAATTTAGCCCCAGTCTTCCCTATTCTTAGGCCagcagagaaaattcaaaaagaatcaTACTTTTTCTaagcaaatatttaaacatgttttttttttgcatagaaatgaattattcattGATAGGCGATAAAATGATGTGGTTCATTGACCGACCCACATGGCTCTCACACAGAGATTAGCAGAAAAGCACTGAAAAAGAGTTCAAAGATCGTCGATCGctcagaaattgaaaattaacgCTAAATTAAAACACCTggcaggtaaaaaaaaaatgaaaatctttcgCTAAAAAAcgtcaatttttattgtttcctAAGTTGCGTTCCGGATGTGAAAATTGACGATATAATCTGTATTTATTCGTTGGACGCTGATTGCAAAGGGATCCGTGGGGTGGAAGGTGAAGGCTACGAGGTGACGAGACGATGGCTGGAGGTACTTTCCCTGCAATCCCGGAAATATCCTGAACTTTAGGAAACCAGAATCTCGCGCAAAGAAtcttttgaaacaaaaaaaaatagaaaattaataaaagtccTTCAAATAAAGCTTCAGTGAGCTTTTTCTCTGTACCTGATTGGGTACTCTGTGCACGCCTTTGGTCTCTCCATCACAGACACCAGCTTATCGTCGTAGCTGTAGAGCGATAGATCAAGGTACGGGGAGCTGCTGAAGCTTTGAGAACTGATTGGAAGCTGCGCGAGGATTCGCTTTGTTGCCTCCACCTTCCCACCACCCTTTGCATTCATGATGGTCTGCTGGAAACGCTGCTGAATGAGCTTAGCGTACATATTATTGGACGGAGATGCCGTATATTGGAATCCGGAATTGGATTTGGCATTGCGGAAGTGATCGCAGAAGTTCTCAAAGAGGTACAGCAGCTCCTCGGACGCATTGTCATACACAGCCAACACACTCGTCTCCCAAATGTTGTAAATGACAAAGAAACACGGCTGACTACTCGGCTCGGCGTGCTTCAGCGTCACAACCTCCTCGCTGGAATACTTGATCAATAAATGATCATCATCCAGCAATTGCATCTTCCACATCCTCAGCTGTCGGTACTACGGGATGaccaagaatttcatttttaataaattcataattgaATTTGTCCGGTAAGATCCTGAAAAGAGTCCTTTAGAAAGTTCCtttaaaatgtgaaatgacagctattgtaatttattaaacaaataatttatatttcctttcctttttgaaaataaatatttttatcgaATTTAGAAGTTTTTGAAAGGATAATCAACCCCGAACGTCTTAACCATGAAATTCCAGAAgttcttattaattttctggGCCAATACGAACaaagaatacaaaaataatatcGTAAAATAACTTAAAAGAAGCCTATTCAAGGTTATATCCAACAAACTCATCGACAAAACATTgtcgcgatttttttttgtaacatttaacacttggaggacaaaactggtaatcgctgccaattcgactttttttttaaaccgtcacaaattaaaatatatccaACTTATCTTGATAACTTCTACATGTATGTGTAGGCGACTTTAAATACTACAAAtgtctaaaaagaaaatctggaaaaacgttttttttataatagaaaattaagatcTAAGTTTGAGGTTAAAAATTCATGTCCTCCAAAGTGTTaaaggtacaaaaaaatgagtaattttctggtttttatttaacatgaaaaattgtatatttatttggtaattagttggtataccacaatcgtggcataccaagtattgtaatcatcggaaaaaccgaccacctcagatcgggctcaaacttggtatgagcacgttttagacatcccacattacgaaaatggtggtggaaaatttttgatccggccggcctgccggcctggaCTCCACATTTCGCCTTATAGCTCGaaaacggtaacagatagagacttccggtttgaagttttctatagaaatgtgggtgtaaaatttcattttttcgcattttcaaaatccaagatggccgccgtccgccattttgaaataccgtcaaccacttcccttacagctagagatctgaaattttagtatgttgtagagctcagtgagatgttttcataaacaaatcatacttgaaaatcggtcaagcggtttagcaaatatggcggcctaaagcaaaaagtgttttttcgatataactcgagaacggcttgaccgattttgatcatcttggtatcaaatgaaaggtttcaagaagccctacaactgtttagaacatttcaagttttaaaaacatccgcaagaggcgctaaaaacaaaaacaaaaattgcctaactttaaggagCTATATCTGCGAATCCCcatcatagatttccttgaatttttgatatgttgtagcaggactaataatcttgcaccagtccgaaaatgaagaaaatctatgtcgccgtttagaagatatggccatttgaaaaattcttaaatttgaaaagttctaagagccatatctcttgaaccgcttgtccgattttgctcaatttggtatcaaattaaaggttttgcaaaactctacaactttctggaacatcaaaaacctctaggaccattccttcagaacgaaaagtgcaaaaaactgtttttgttgaacaaaaatccgccattttgtattctggaggtgaccttgaaaattattgaaatatatgacagattatagcttatttcaatacctttccagaactagtctcgaaatttttgtaggtcttgtggaacttgagatataaccatttttgtctttcgaattgatgaatttcataaaaaaatcaactttgcctactaatcctacttacaaattaaattacaacgcatagaatgacccatccgcgttgtggtataccaactctaataactggacgcgttatgattgacttttacttgtattgtatatataattgaataaactcctcTAACCCATTAAGGACCCAGGCGCAATTTTCTAAGCAAAAAATTGAtagttttcttgaattttcctgaattAAGGGATTGTCtcgaaattttggaaactcgggggcTTTCAAGAGCGGTTTTagagccaattttgaaacgaaaaattagaaatttgcttgcactcttgttaaccctttaaggttttttgggtcatacgctgacccaaacgtgaaacattttattttttcaattatttatgaatgtaattgtttttccatgttacaaatgcatcaaattcacgcataaggggtcaaagaagacgttttgagtgagaaaagtcttctaaaaaaattcatagaataaaaatcgcgataaaagagcgcatgtttcaatgtttttatgtttcacgttggacgttaaagggttaaaggccaaatactgataagaattcagtattttcacttttgaaaaattttttttgtgctcaaacaaaattatttgaaattctcacattttggccatttcgTTCATggagagtttccaaaatttcttGATCATCcctgaaattcttttcaaattctgGCCGGGTGTTACATTTTAGATTCTATAGTTATCCTAGATTAACATTCGATCATGGGAAATGAGATATATTGGAAAAATGATACGTTTTTACTGAAATTTAATAacctctacaattttttggtTGAATTTTCTGTCCGGGAGTTTTTGTGGTAAATTCCGGGAGTGAAactgtggaaaattatgaaaatttttaaatatttctacaaTGAAATCTTATTTGGCACAATTGTAGCTCCGGgaatatacaaaataattcGACATGATCCTTTTCAGGACATCCGTTAGAGgtcaaaatagatttttttccggcAGTTGAATATCTCAAGAACAAAAAGTCcgaaaaatgctacaaaaataGTTCTCAGATCCAGTCAACGAATCCTCTTTgactatttaaaaatatttagaaaattgcaAGGGGATCTAGGGGCGAGAACTAATGGGGTAAGACAATTGCTAATAAATCATCTTTATCGCATAATAAAATGGGATTCAAAAGAATCACAAAAATCACAGAGAATTCTGCCTtatccagaatatttttttcaaataacgaaatctttgaaaaattaaaaatggattaaaaaaaaactaataaagaaTGAAGAGAATGACTCACATGATCAAAGTGCTGATAGAACTTCCGGAGAGCCAGCTTGTCCCCGAAGTGATCGTGCAGGTGCTTTGCGCGCCTATAGAGGAAAACAAGGAGTCTGTGCTTGAGCGTATTGATGGTGACTTCCCTGAAAGCTGGTGGCTCCGAACGATTATCGCGCGGCGAATAAATTGGGGGTGGATATGGAGAAGGTTCTGAGCAGAATCTTCCGATCGTCCGGAGCCGGTAGAGCTTCCCGCGATGAATTTCGAAGATGTGGATTAGCTGATGCTGGACGGAGAGCACGGCTAGTGTGGTGTTGTACAGGTAGAGTCCCTGATTGTGTGACAGGAAGATTTTGTCCACTTTGAAGTCCCGAAAGTCCGACAGGACCCCATTGTGGAGGTCCACCACGTACAGGGTGTAGTCCTCAAGGAGGCACCTCTGCGTCGGCGTGAGGGATTCATTGTTTCTGTACATTTCATAGAAGTACGGCCGATCCTCGGGGATGAATGTGGCAGCCCCGACAATCACGTAGCGCCCGTCGTTCGTGAACAGGCTGCATTCACGATTTAGCTGTTTGTAGGGACACGTCATATTCACAACGTGTTTCAGCTTGAACAGCTTATCGAAGATCATGTGTCGCACGAGATTTGGCACTCCAGACTCCGAATTGGGGATTATGTCGGATTCCCAGGAGTACGTCAGGGACAGTGCGGATGTGACTCCCTGATATTTGTAGATTTCCAACGAAGTCTGATCGAAGGAGAATGCAATGAGGTACTTCCCGTCGGGCGTGAACTTCCGGAGGAAACACGCGGGCTTCTCGACATTCACAACAGTTAGATTTGGGAAGATATTCTGGTAGAACTTCTTCACATTGTAGATATTACTTCCTGGCCTCCGGAAGCCCCATGTTTCCCTCTCAATGAGGCGATTTACAATGTTCTGTGGCTTTATCTTACGTGGTTTGGCTGTCTCGTTGCAAATTATTGTGTCATCCTCGGAagtcattttaataaaattgaattttgccacaaaaataaaattttaacgcaatttttgtttatttctcGCGTAACAGCTGATTGTCAAAGTTGTCACTTTCCAATATTTCCAGGGAATTGTTTTTGATTTCgctgataaaattttcctgatttGTTGGCATTTTTTGGGCATTTTCCGGCTGGTTTTTCCCgatttttcctgcaaaaagtacgcaagaataatttgaaaataagagAATAACATTAagagtgaaaattcattgcagGAATCGCTAGGAAGGAAAGGGAAATGGTCAGAGTTTTATTCCTGCATCCAGATTTGGGGATTGGTGGAGCTGAGCGGCTTGTCGTGGATGCCGCGCTGGCATTGAAGAATCAGGGGCATGTCGTCAGCTTCCTGACCAATCATCACGATGACACTCACTGCTTCGAGGAGACGCGAAATGGCACAATCTCCGTACAGACTGTTGGTGATTGGCTGCCCAGGAGTATCTTCGGGAAGTTCAGCGCCTTCTGTGCCTACCTCCGGATGATCTATGCGGCATTCTATACGGTTCTTGTTGTTTCCCAAAATGAGCAAATTGACGCAATCTTCTGTGACCAAATCTCCCTCGGAATTCCCATCTTGCGCTTTGCTAAGCACAGCCCCCGCATCCTCTTCTACTGCCACTTTCCGGATCAGCTTCAGACGCGCCCTGGGGGGCTACTGAAGCGAATCTATCGAGCACCACTGAACTTCCTCGAGGAACGAACCACCGGGCAGGCGGATCGAGTGCTGGTGAATagtaaattcacaaaaagagtcTTCAAGAGCACCTTCCGGAGTCTCACCCTCGATCCGGATGTTCTCTACCCATCCCTCAATACGGAATTCTTCAATCAACCCCCAGCAGAGGATGAGGTATCAGCGCAAATTCCCAGCAAAGCTTTCATCTTCCTCTCCATCAATCGCTTCGAGAGGAAGAAGAATCTCTCCCTGGCCATTGATACCTTCCGGCATATCGCTGCATCCGTCTCAGCGGCGGAATTCGACCGGATGCACCTGATCCTCGCCGGTGGGTACGACACACGCGTTGTGGAGAATGTTGAGCATTTCCAGGAGCTTCAGGGATTGGCCAAACGCTACCAGTTGCAACACAAAATCACCTTCCTGCGTTCCCCGAAGGACTCAACGAAGCTCTGGCTTCTCAACACTGCTCACGTGCTGCTC from Lutzomyia longipalpis isolate SR_M1_2022 chromosome 1, ASM2433408v1 encodes:
- the LOC129787599 gene encoding DET1 homolog; translation: MTSEDDTIICNETAKPRKIKPQNIVNRLIERETWGFRRPGSNIYNVKKFYQNIFPNLTVVNVEKPACFLRKFTPDGKYLIAFSFDQTSLEIYKYQGVTSALSLTYSWESDIIPNSESGVPNLVRHMIFDKLFKLKHVVNMTCPYKQLNRECSLFTNDGRYVIVGAATFIPEDRPYFYEMYRNNESLTPTQRCLLEDYTLYVVDLHNGVLSDFRDFKVDKIFLSHNQGLYLYNTTLAVLSVQHQLIHIFEIHRGKLYRLRTIGRFCSEPSPYPPPIYSPRDNRSEPPAFREVTINTLKHRLLVFLYRRAKHLHDHFGDKLALRKFYQHFDHYRQLRMWKMQLLDDDHLLIKYSSEEVVTLKHAEPSSQPCFFVIYNIWETSVLAVYDNASEELLYLFENFCDHFRNAKSNSGFQYTASPSNNMYAKLIQQRFQQTIMNAKGGGKVEATKRILAQLPISSQSFSSSPYLDLSLYSYDDKLVSVMERPKACTEYPIRFFARDSGFLKFRIFPGLQGKYLQPSSRHLVAFTFHPTDPFAISVQRINTDYIVNFHIRNAT
- the LOC129787805 gene encoding alpha-1,3/1,6-mannosyltransferase ALG2, which encodes MVRVLFLHPDLGIGGAERLVVDAALALKNQGHVVSFLTNHHDDTHCFEETRNGTISVQTVGDWLPRSIFGKFSAFCAYLRMIYAAFYTVLVVSQNEQIDAIFCDQISLGIPILRFAKHSPRILFYCHFPDQLQTRPGGLLKRIYRAPLNFLEERTTGQADRVLVNSKFTKRVFKSTFRSLTLDPDVLYPSLNTEFFNQPPAEDEVSAQIPSKAFIFLSINRFERKKNLSLAIDTFRHIAASVSAAEFDRMHLILAGGYDTRVVENVEHFQELQGLAKRYQLQHKITFLRSPKDSTKLWLLNTAHVLLYTPENEHFGIVPLEGMYMTKPVIAVNSGGPTESIVDENTGFLCQPTPEGFMKPMLKLFRDPKLIETMGQMGRKRVEQRFSFEAFTAALNQIIEELLQGSK